Genomic segment of Triticum aestivum cultivar Chinese Spring chromosome 6A, IWGSC CS RefSeq v2.1, whole genome shotgun sequence:
tattatgagacagagggagtacttgataGCCAACTCAAAGTTCTCGGCCAGGATTCTAAAATGGCAGACTGCCAGCAAAATTAAGCATTACTATTTAACAAGAATTGAAATACGTGCTTATCAAATTAAGCGAGCAGGACAGTTTCATGGTCCAAAGATACAGAGGATAGCAATAAGGTATGGTGTAACTGACCTTCTGCCCTCGCCAATATTTGTTCTTGACACAGGGAGAATTCCATGTGATGAATTGAGTGGATTTTATTGTCAAGGAAACATTTATACCAACTTTCCTATAACAACGAAAGTTGTATACACACACAGACTCGCCGTTGATACTCTGCTTTCTCTGAAACAGGAATGCCATGTGAAGAACAAGTATATATTGGAGCTTTTGGATGGCTCCAGCAAGGAAGAGACGAGAGTCACATTTCCTTACTTGCAGTTCTAGTAACCATCTTTGTTACAACTTGTAATAGATTTAGGATGCTATGTAACCGTAATGCAATGCCTACCCGTATCCTATGTATCATGACTGATTGGGACCGAGGTCTGTGTTCCATGAATACTCCacgtttttatttttattagtgaTGTTGTATGGTCCACTTGCGTTGTAGTGTTGTGTTTGCTGTATTTGTGGAATTGGTCTTGTTGTTCTGTATGGTATTTGTGGAATTAGTCTCGTTGTTCTTTACGGTAGTTGTCGAATTGGACTTGTTGTTCACCATTACTGAAAATATGTTTCAGTTAACTTTACTTATATAGCTCTATTTCAATTGTAAAACTGAAATGTCTCTTTGAGCCTACATATTTTTTGCTCCACACAGAGCTTCATACATGGTGGACAGCCCAAAGTGCATTTGTGCTGGTGGATTCAGGAGGTTTTTTTTCTTCCAGGGAGGTTGATTCAGGAGTTGGTACTTGCTACCAGGAGAATGAAGTAGTGATGAATGATGAACAACCAGAGTTTTAAGCGCTGGTAGATGGGTCTTATATACCAGGGCTAAGAGAACGATGTGTTGATGAACCTCAAGCTGCCAGTAAACTCACTAAGAGAATATTTTGTCAACCCAGTAGCTAGTAGACTGATTTACGAATTGGTGCCTGGTTTTTTCGTTGCAAAATTGATAGCCGGTCTCAAGCCCGGAAAAAGGAGGAGAGACCACCCATGCGCTTTTAGACggtaatatatactccctccgtttggtaaatatttgtcttttcagagattttataaatggactaccacatacggatgtatatagacatattttagaatgtagattcactcattttgctccgtatgtagtcacttgttaaaatctctaaaaagacaaatatttaggaacagagggagtatgttctGTTGACTTGATGATCATGGTTGAAATTCAAGAAGCATTTCGGAGAAATATTTATTCTGTTAGTTTCAGAAAAATGAGCTACCCTTCTTTTCCTTTCGATAATGAAACAAATATTTGCCGTATTAAAGGTCTGCATGTTCAAGCCAATGAATCTCCATTGAGACGCTCCATAACACAGCGAGTACCGAGACTAACTCATCATTAGGTTTTTATCATTCCAGTCATTTCGAAGCTATTTATTCACTGGTTTCCTTTGTTCTTCAATCTTTTCTATGAAGCGCTATTTCGAAATTTTGCCACTCATTTGTCTGAACCACTCTGCAGTACATCTCCTCTCTGAAGGAATCGTTTACTTGCTTTCCTGCTGGTTGCGTGTGTTATGTCTTATCGTTCATGTTTTGACTTGCTTGTGTATCTACTATCTGCTGATAATCACAAAGCTGAGACACtcattttagaacggagggagtgtacactagtacatacggagcaaaatgagtgaatctacactttaaaatacgtctatatacatccatatgtagtctatattggaatctctaaaagggcttatactccgtatttagaaacggagggagtacatcttttGTCATTTGTCTGAAGCATGCATTTCCAGAACCTAAATGCCAGCTTTGCCATGTACATGCATTCAATAACACCTAAGCTAATTGGACTCTACATCCTTAGCTTTCACTTTTCTGACCACTATCTTGAGATCTGCAGCGAACCAAGCTTAGGTTTTCAACTAGTGTCGGTGTTCTTGTTCTTGTCATTTTACAGAGTGGCTTCTGCAAATGCCATAACAAGCATCAACCTGCAGAAACAGTGGAACCACAAGCCTGCAGCAGAAGCAGATTACTCATCATATACACTTCTTCTTCCCTACATATACAGGTCCCAAACAGTAATGATTCATTGATACTATACTATGTCCTAGTCCGGTACAGAGTGTAACTAGCTTCTGATGTGCTCCAAACTGGCTACAATATGCAAGTTAGTCCTCTCCTGTGAACAAAGACACAACGAATATTCATTCAGAAAAAAAAGACAGAGCTAATATTCCCTTCAATCAAAAGATAAAGCAAGACATTCGTTACAGCTATATAGCTTACATATCTTCATATCCCTTCATTAATTAGAACAAATAGATGCCCTCGTTTACGTGACGGGGCATATGACAATTTTTATATCAGTAGCCTAGTGAAATAAAAGACGATTTGATTTCAAAAAATAAACCAAGTGCACGTAACAGTATTGTGAAGGCCGCTCTGCACCATAATAGGCGTCTCTGTCTCATGGACTTTGTTGAGAACACCATACAAATCATATTTCGTTACCATGACAAACTAGTATTATGATACTCCCTCTTTCCCGAAATAACATTGGGACAGAGAGAATACTTTATAGCATTATGTTTTCTCTGCTCGGTTACTCTGAAGCACACAAAAAGAATATAGCAATTCTTTTGAAAACCAAGGATGACTGACcgtgtgaaatatatgattttctgGTACACAATATAGCCCAATGATATATTCTGACCCAATGGGTGGGTTAGGCATAAACCTGATCGTGATGTCGATCGCGAAACACGTGTATCTAAGAAATAATAAACCAACACTTCCTTACCATAAACCGACCAAATCGTAGAATTAACATGGAATTGTCATCATAAACCAGCACCAGTTTAATAAAATAACCATATGCAGATCACAGCTTACCACCATAATCAGCAACGAATTATGCTTGCTCCATATATACCTGGAGGTCTTGACCAGCAGCGACATCCAACGACCAGTCAAAGAACCCGTCCCTTTTCTAAAAAAAGTCACAGAACCCGTCGGGTAGGAATTATGCAAAATCATGATGGGTCTACATTCTTTTCATGAATCTTCAGCATGCAGTGGTTCAAGCGAAAATTGGAGGACATCTCAATTCAGatgaaagaagacaaaatgcttgcACAAGTACAGATAAAACTAGCAAAATGAGACGTATATTATGATGGGACATcaatttcctcactaattggcaaaTAAAACTTGTAAAATTATATTATTTGCTCAACAAAATCGTACATGTGTGCTTCTATAGTTGATAATGAAGTTGAGAATGGAACAAGAACATGAACGAATTAATCACAAAGTGCTACTGAATGTTGGAACCCAAGCCGTCAAACTCATCTCATAGGGGATATTATGGGTAGTGTATGGGATCCTATGATCCAAGAACCACCTCACGATCTCCATAGACTGCAGGTCGAGCCAAAAGAAACTACGGCATGTGTCGATGAGCACGGTACCGCTCTTCTTGGCAAACCAGATTAGCTTGAATTGGACTGGGTTCGTCGGCGGAATGCAACTACCGCCTGCCTTCTCAAGGAACCGCGAAATTTTCTCCGTCATGTTGATCACCACATGTGGCCGTTGCTGCCACTTGCCTGTATGCTTTGATTGTGCCCATGCCGATATCTTGTCCTCTTCACCGACGAGCACAAGCACATCCCGACCCGCCGACGATGTTGCTAGAACTTTTTGGTGTTGTTCGTGGTGTGGGAACCCTTTTGGGAGCATCCTCGCCATCACCTTTGCCGCTCTGACACGGAGCTTCAGGACATAGGACCCGGTGTCAGTCTCGCACAACCAGTGGACAGTGCCGCCGGTGACCAGGGCCTTGCCGAGGCTTTGTTGCAAGTGGTTGCCAAATAGGTTAGGTAGATAGTTGTTGGTGTAGAGGCCCCACACGCCATGCTCCGATGAGAAGGTCTGGAGCTGCAGGTTGCCGCTGTACTGTGACATCTCTAGATATGCCTTGACCACTTGAAAATGCCGGCCAACGGAGGTGGCCCCCTTATCATCGCCACGGACGAGCATGACATAATTTACCCCAGTCGTTCTTAGGAACGCCTGTTCGGATGGTAGGGTGAGACTCCTGCCGGTGGCCGGGTCGCACACGCGGAGCTCTTGTGCCAAGCCTACACGGGCAAGGACAAGACCATCGCGTGACGAGAGGGGAAAGCCTCCGCGGCTAGCCGTGCGCAGCTTGGTGGCATCCGGCACGCTGGTGTCCACCAGAAACAGCTCCTCCTCGGGCTTGGGCCAGCCGTGGGACTGGTAGATCAGATTGCCAGCCAGGAGGGGGAGCACGAAGCGGTCTCCCTGCTGGAGGCAGAGGGGGCCGTGGAGGCTGATGTATTCCTTGACGCGGTCCATGCACGTGGCGGCACAGCGCACGAGGGTGGCCGGGTCGGTGCGCACCGCAATGTCCACCAGCACGTCCAACGGCATTGACGCTGCCTTCTGCCTCCGCCGTCTTGCAGCTTGACTTGGCGCCGCTGCCTGCCATGGTCGATGCCTCTATAGGTGGCTCTAGGAGGGAGCTCAGTACAGGGCGAGATCCGGTTGCGTACCGAGATCGATGCTATATAATTAGCCCAGATCATAGATGTGCATCCTAGTTAATATAAGTAGGATTATGGGATATTTTGGTATGACTTGGGTTTCCGTAATTGTTTGGTAACTAGAGATTCGGCCGGAGACGTCCCGATCTAGTCCATGACGTTGACACATTGTCGATCCTCTATCTGTATGTACGTGCAAGCTAGCCGAACAAGCAGCTTAGTCGATTATTGGTTGGCTACAGTAGTACGTGATCGATGTACTTCGGCGTTTGGCGCACGTAGCGACTCGTAGCTAGACGATGGAACGAAATCTTTTTTCTGATTATCTCGTACGTATTGTGCCACGTCCAACGCCCTGCCGGACTCGTACAACCACCAGTCCAGTTTACAACTTTATTTAGGACTCTACGTGACTTTATACTATAACTAGATAAATTACTGCATAGATCGGCCTGCAACTGCAAGGACGCGACGGCACCATGGGCACGAAACAAGAACGGTGCTCGCCCTCGGCAGTGGATTGGTCAAACCTCTCCGACGACCTCCTCAACATGGTCCGGGGGAGAGTCGCCTCGCCGCTCGGCCGTGTACGCTTCACCGGCGTATGCGGGTCATGGCGCGCTGCCGCGTTGCAGCACCCAACGCCGCCGGCGCTCCCTCTGCTGGTCCTCTCACCCGTGGACCGGGGCATTGTCACCGAGAAGTGCCTAATTTACTGCCCCGAGGAAGGTGTGGTCCTTCAGGTTCCAATCCCAAGCAAGCTGCGCAACATGCAGTTCATCGGATAGTACGACGGTGGATGGATCGCGGCTATTGAAAGTTCAAGTTCCGACTATGACGGAGGATGGATGGGCGCGGTAGAAGGATCGACCATGTTCCTGATTGTGAATCTCTTCTCTGGCGTCGAGGTGCCACTGTCCGAGAAGCAGCGGAATTTTTGATTGACTGACCATAATGGAATAGACTTCATCTGAAAAATAATCTTTTCCAATGTTCCCACTTTAGGTGGCTGCATTCTTGTCGCCATGACTGCTGGGCGCAAGATTGCACTATGTAAGATTGGCTGTCTGGATGGATGGACAATGCAAGGATGTGACATGGAGCCTGTTCGGGATGTCGCGTTTTACCGCGGGGAGCTTTACGGCCTAGCACATAGCAAGACATTATACACGTTTGACATTGATGTTAATGAAGATGGTGCACCGATAGTTACTGCCGCCTACCCCATGGACATCCAAAGGGGCGGTGATCCTATTTGTACGAGTTGGTTCTTGGACAAAGCCTCATACATATGTGAGTTCAATGGTAAGCTGGCGGTGGCAGTTATGAGTCGATGGTTGCGAAGCTGCAAGCCTTTCTTTAAAGTGTTCCAAGTCACAAATGTTGATGATGACGCACGCAAATATAAGTGGGAGGAGGTGGGTAGCTTGGGTGATTGCGCGTTGTTCTTGGGGCAACTATGCTCCTCCAAGGTGGTGCAAATGCCGGCTGGTGGCCGGGGACATGTAGAAAGAAACCACATATGCTACTCGAACCATCACTCTGGAGTTAGCAAAGAGCACCAAGAGTTCGAGGAAGAATACCACACAAAATCAGAATATGGTGACCTACTATTCCATAGGAAAGACCAAAGCGTTGATGAAGGTGGTGATAACATGGAGCGCATCCTGTCAGTACGATACTACATTAAGGGTGGCCATCATGTTCCCATGTGGTGCCTCCCTCCCCACTTCTAGGGCTTGTTTGACTAAAAAGATTTTCATAGAAAAATTGGAGGATGGAAATCCTTGGCGGTATTGCTATCATGGATTATTTGTTGTATTGTGAGGACAATTTGTTCTTCCTTTAAAAAGTCTCTATGGAATATTTCATATGAAATTTTCCATTGACTTTATCTCTTGGAAATATTACCGCAATAAAAGTTTTACAGTGGTTGAGGAAAATAAGATCCATCCATCCAAAAGAATCTAGCTAGGTTGAAAAGTTTTCATAGAAAAGTTTTACAGTTAAATGCTGCTTGATTTTTAGAGCTGGTTGCAAGGTAAATACAGAAGCACAACAATGATGCATCAAGGGCGCCTTCAAGCCTTGGGTAGTGTACCAGCTCTAAAAATCAAGCAGCATTTAACTGTGTTCTCACGCCCCAAATACTACCCAAAGCAACTGCATCTCACGCCCTAGCTGAATGTATTTACCTTGCGACGCCGTCCCCTCGCCTCTGGGATGTGCAGAAggacgaggagaaggaggaggagcagtCCACGGCGCCGTGTACATCCTTGCTCCTCCACACGCGGGGCGCAGAGATGGACAAGGAGACTGAGCCGTGTGCGCAGTTGCCGCCATCGCCTTCCTTGAGGTGAACCTTCCTCCTCCCCATTTCTTCTTCCAATGAGCTCTTTCTTACTGTTGTCCCTCCTCTAATCTCTCCCATTCAGGCAAGTTGGAGGGGCGCACAAGGGTAAGGCAGGCCGCAGGATGATGGATGCGATGCAGTGAGGGCAGCAGTGTCATTAGAGGGACCCCTCCTGGTCAAGCCCCAACCCAGGGGCAAGTGCAGCTCCAAGTTCATGGAGAAAACGGCGGCACATGTGAGCTGTCTCTTCCTCTTTTCCTCATCTCCCGGCTGTTATTCTACTCGCACAGCAACACCGCAGACCTTGCCTAAGGTGAGATTTTTCTTCATCACCTTGCTCGTCTCCTGTTTGATGAAAGTTCTATGAGCTGATCCATTAAACGTTTCATGTTGTTTTTTCTCGTGTACGAACTCACAGTTCTCTCTTAGTTCTTGGGATCTCTGTGCTGTTAACTATGAAGGTGGGGTTTCTTTTTGATGCATCGCTCGATTTGTGTTTGCTGAAAAGTCTATGAGCTAATGCCTTGCTCGGTTTGTGTTTGCCGAAAAATCTACGAGATAATGTATTGGTGCGGCCAGCCTGTCAGCATGCACGATCTTTGTTTGGATTTCGTCTCTATGGTAGTTTGGTCCTGTAGATAAAACCCGTGCATATCTATGGCCTGCTTCCTGGTTAATTAAGTATTTGTACGCTTTTAAAACGTGACATGATCTTTGCGCAGTGCCACATCTGTCTCATAAGTTTCTGACTTCCGTTTATGACATGCTACCAAGTCAGTTGTCAGTTTGGCTGAGAGGTTTCTGAAATTCTCCTTAACGTGATGTGTTTCTTATCGTGAGTGATTTCCGTGGCTAACTCGTTTCCTAATTGTCAAACCTCATAGAGGAAATTAAGGAATGGCAGGGACTCTGGTTTGGTTATGAGAAGTGCTTGGTGGATGCTTATGTGATACTATTAAGGAGCTTAGCTCAAGCTCAAATATGGTACATCTCTCTGCCATTTTGTTAATTTGTGCAGATAATTGAATTTATGGCTAGCTATTATAAGTTGGAAGATAATTGTATTCATGGCTAGACATTTGTTCAGATAAATGTATTCTTAAAACCTGTAATGTAGTGCATTCTGTCACTTTATTGGTAAATTCAGCAAATTTGTACTGGATTGACCTTTGGCGCACAGATTTGGAAGTACAAGATTTTCAAGATTGCATAGGATTTACTTTAAGAAGGAATCAAGTTGATGCTAATTAAGTATGATAACATAGTTAGCTATTTACTTTGCTATAATTTTTCCTGCAGGAAGGTCACTACTTGAAGGTTTGCACATGTTCATGTTGGAGCATTAGAATAAATAAAGTGAGTCTTGCAGTATTTATTGGGTGAAGTTCTGCATATGTATCAACGTGCGGCGGTGGCGGTTGCTGGATGAGAGCTGGTCCTGACCCGGACGCAGCGCCCATCCCCGTCTCTGGTACCGTCGGAGAGGCGAGGATGGCGCCGGTCGTGCCGCGGCACGGCTCCAAGGCCACCAGTGTGACAGCGACAACAGCTACAACTTCATGCCGCTGTGAGTACCCGACAGCCTCCTCTCCTTTAGCATGTAGCTACTTTGTTTTGTTCTGTTTGACGGAATACTACTACTTTGTGTCTTGTTTCTATTTTGGCATGACGATTAGAGCAGATAGCATTTTGCGGCTTAGCATGGCATGTTTTTTCAGTCTCAGGTTTTAAACTTCCTGATGTTGTTTGATAACAGAAAGAGAAATTTCTAACAGCTCGCGGGTGCCCCTACAccctctatgaacagtaaattGAAAACAAactgaaaaaaatcaaaaaaaaatctgaaactttaaGGGATCAAATATTATCAAAAGTTTGATGTTCCTGCAAAGTTTCAGCAACAAATAACCTTCGTGGAGCCCTCACCAAAAATAACAAAATCACTGCTAAAAAATGTACATAAACTTTGAAcaatgattttgtttttttatttgagtGCTCTTCGAATGTTATTTTTAGCtaaaactttgcaagatcatcaaaaGCTTCATGATGTTCGATGTCCGaaagtttttgatttttttgaatttactgttcatagagggTGTAGAGGCACCCGGGTGCTGAAAATCCTGTCTCAGACAGAGAATTTCCCCGTGCTGGTGGAAAGCGGAAAAAGGTTGGGTTCAGATGGATTTGATTTGTTCCATGTGTACTTCTCCGGTCTTTGCTCCATCAGCCAGCCGTCAAACAGATGGTGAGGTAGACAACTCCCACAACTTAGAGCCACATGCTTTCTCATCACATCTACTGACAAGGTCGTTGCTTCTCTCTTCCTGTTGTGGCAGCATGGGAAGGAGGAGGAGTTCAGCACGGGGCCCTTGTCCGTGCTCATGCTTAGCATCAAGAACAACACTCAGGCTGGTTTGGTGTTCTTTCATCTTTTGAGATCTCGGCTCAGCAAGGAACAGTTTTCTGCAGTACTACTCACTATCTCTCTTCATATATGTTTGAATTGAAGGCTTTCCAGCATTTCTTGTACTTGCGCTTGCTAGAAATCTAATCAACTTAGTTGCTTGTCCAACTGTAGTTTCGTGGATTGCCTTTAGTAATGCTGCATTTCATTCCTGTCCTCTTAGTATTCAAAGTTAAGTGCACCATCGCATAATATATATGAGTAATTAACCGTGCTCTGGAGTAATGCATTGCGTTCTGTCCTCTTAGTATGCAAATTTAAGTGCATTATCGGGTAATTTATATGAGTAATTAACTATGGTTTCAGCGGCCTTTCGTCAAATGCCTTTGCCCTTTGGTAGTCGTTTACTACTGCAAAGTTAAATGAAACATCATTTAGATGACTGATTATTAAGTGCCAACCATAgtttctgtgcagctgtttatTTTTTCAGTGTTAATGTCGCTCTTCTTGCTTCTCTGAGCATGATTGTTTCATAATTAGCATAGGATTTGTAGACATGGGAATGCTCAAGTGTCAACTGTCGTGAGACTATGCGAACAACAACATTTACAGAAGGTAGAATCTGAGCTTCAAGACAAGCAGCCCATAGTAACCTTAGTTGAGTAGCTCATCTATTATTTTGGACTGACTGAGTGTGGTCTTATACCAATCTAATATATGTACTTCTACCTCTGGAAGACCGAAGAGTTGAATGATGCAGAGTGTGAATGATGAACTTGTACAACTGATGGGTGGGGAGGGCAGGTCTGCAAGGTGTTGGGAAAACCCTTTCTTGATGTGAACAGTATAGTCTGATATTATTGTTAGTTGTCAATCGATCCAGGATTCAATGTCGTTTGCAAATTCAAGTGTTTCACTTGAAGGATGACGCAAATCACACGCAAGGAACATGTTAATATGCATACAATTGTTCTTCCTGAGTCATTTGTGCAACATATATATTTCACCATATCAACTGAAAACTGAATGGTGTGCAGGTTGGTTTTTGTGTGTTCTAAGTTCTACAACTACCAAGGGCTATTGGTTATGGAAATTATTCACAAGCATGCGGCTCTGACCTACTTTTGTCCAAATATCTTTCTTTGTAGGGAGTTGTGCTGATTCACATTAAGGTGCAGCGAAACTACCTGAAATCATTTTATCTTGTCTTCCCATCGGCTACTTTTAAGAGTTGGGTATCCTGATGAGAAATGCATCCCTGAACGCAGCGGCAGCTGCATGCTGGGCATCAACGGCGCGCGTGCCGTCGCGATTCGAATCAGCTAAGCGTGC
This window contains:
- the LOC123129257 gene encoding uncharacterized protein — protein: MVPSRPCSCRPIYAAAAPSQAARRRRQKAASMPLDVLVDIAVRTDPATLVRCAATCMDRVKEYISLHGPLCLQQGDRFVLPLLAGNLIYQSHGWPKPEEELFLVDTSVPDATKLRTASRGGFPLSSRDGLVLARVGLAQELRVCDPATGRSLTLPSEQAFLRTTGVNYVMLVRGDDKGATSVGRHFQVVKAYLEMSQYSGNLQLQTFSSEHGVWGLYTNNYLPNLFGNHLQQSLGKALVTGGTVHWLCETDTGSYVLKLRVRAAKVMARMLPKGFPHHEQHQKVLATSSAGRDVLVLVGEEDKISAWAQSKHTGKWQQRPHVVINMTEKISRFLEKAGGSCIPPTNPVQFKLIWFAKKSGTVLIDTCRSFFWLDLQSMEIVRWFLDHRIPYTTHNIPYEMSLTAWVPTFSSTL